The DNA segment tacaacatagatgacataaaatgtttaaactgagaaaacgtgtcattttaaggaaaaacaagttgattttaaatttcatggcatcaacacttctcaaaaaagttgggacaatgACATGTTTACCAccgtgtggcatcccctcttctttttataacagtctgcaaacgtctggggactgaggagacaagctgctaaagtttaggaataggaatattgtcccattcttgtctaatacaggcttctagttgctcaactgtctaaTGCCCCGTTTCCACctcaggaactttacccaggaactagggactttggcctggtacttggtgtgtttccaacgcaggaaccaggaacgaaataaagttcagggtaaaaaaatgaccctcagaaagtccctgctggcgaggtggtactttttcaaagttccggaactttcgggggcgggacttgagcgctaaacatcctgattagttgagttcacgcagcattggttgagttcaaccaccattaaTTCGGATCAACAGgctatctttggtctgtattcaatttatctatatgttgaaaggaaaatattttttttttaaatatttatattctctcCAGGTTGGAGGcatttaagttattttgtttctttgtaatggctgtatatacacatatccctgaactaagtacatttctgagGCTGTTAttaagtttaaatgaaaacaaaatgaggcagtggtatttgatttcctattttgttttattgtaaatgtacagtgaggaaaatCGCAGTAGTTAAGGCGAGCTTCTTCATCGAggacatcacactcctgagtcgaatgcacaaagtctgaactaacgtGGATGCACGTTCAAAATCAGCGTAATATAGTATTGAGAAACGCTCGCAGACTtatgtcaccagtctatttgcctaatcttcccggtactttacaccgcggtggaaacgcagaaagcaacaggtctgggtggaaaaaagttcctggtacaaatgttctggaTAATTTCGGTGAAAACGAGGCATATGTCTTCTTGTCACATCtttctctttatgatgcaccaaatgttttctatgggtgaaagaccAGCAGACCTCAAGTACACCTCCAACTCCATCACCCTGAatgtaggagccccacagggctgtgtcctgagacCCCTGCTGTACTCTCTCAACATACATGACTGTGTGTCATCTATAATACGCACAACCAGCACATCCGGGAACGTAAGTTTCAATTTCGTCACCGCCCATTTTTAGAGGAAAATAAACTAGATTTCTTATAGACTTAGACAAACTAGATTTctcataagagaaacatacaaaatgtgcagagcagggtcTGGGAAGACTGAAACTGAGAACAGCTACTCTACATTCCTCAACTCACGTTttaaatcctttacatatgtactTAAAGTACTTAAAGACTTTAAGTCAGAAGCGCCGGCATTGTAGTATTTTCTCCCAAGATCAGgcaacagtcctccataaaatgtgcagtacacatctgaatatttgggttgaactgttctggaacagtgttgttaaTACATTTAATCACTGACTTCTGgtcatgtcctcttttggacGACATGGCTCCAGCGGCAACAGCGAGAACCAAAGGGgtcatgccttctttctttgcatgaacatttgggcggcgttatgcaaatcttcaacattgtgatgtagagatgtgggggtgtgttagaacgagGCATTTTAGGGGGGCTGTTACAAGACTGTTAAAAGACTCGATCAAGGAGGAGTtaagatacatataaaaaaacacccaatctgaGAGATCAATTTAACCATTTATTAATGGCCAAACACCTTATAAGCCACATAACAAACAGCTGACAGAAAAAGGACTAAAATCAACTAAACTAAAGTAAAATAGATCAATATGCATCCAATAAACAGATCAACAGAAACACAGCAAAGAAAGAGCACTGCTTATCAGCGGCTGAATAAAAAGATATGCATGAAGCTCAATGGATGCTCTCCATCGTAGATGGCTGGACAGTATCAGCTTCTCAACAAATGCGAGTCAGAAGAGCGTAAAAGTGACTGTGGCGGACATGTGCTGGAACTGGGAGAGCCTCTAAGACAAATGCAACTTTCGCCTTATATTCAGTCCAAAACATTATTGCTCAACAGAATGCAAGCGTTTGGGGCAGAGCTCTACCTCAGGAGAAAGAGATGAAatccatatacacacacacaaataaacaaaactttaaccatgacactcccccccccccccccccccccccccgggaaACAGAAGCAAGTCGTTCACATAACTTAGCAGTTATCCAAAGGATACAGTACTATTGGGACGTCTATAAAATTCAGAGACACTAAATTTGTCTGAAATGTTGGCCCATTTGCCTGATGATAAATGTGGTGATTTGATTGATATTATTAATCTTCATGTCTCTTTATTTGGTGATGTACCTTCGCGCACACATTGGTTGGAGCACGATATTGATGTTGGGGATTCGGAGCCCATTCGCTAGAATTTTTATAGGGTGTCCCCAAATAAACTCCTGCATCTTAACGCTGAAGTTCAGTATATGCTGGATCATGATACTGCACAACCTTCATTTTCCAGTTGGGCATCTCCCTGCTTGCTTGTAAATAAATTCGATGGTACTTATCGGTTTTGCACCGACTATCATAAATTAAATAGAGTAACAAAACCAGACTCATTTCCACTGCCTCGTATTGAGGATTGTGTTGATCGGGTGGGGTCGGCGAAATTTGTAAGCAATTTCGATCTGCTTAAATGTTATTGGCAAGTTCCATTGACCAAAAGAGCTCGAGAGATTTCCACCTTTAATAATTACATCAGAGGGGTTATTCTCCTATAAGGTTATGAGTTTTGGCCTTAGAAACACGCCTGCAACATTTCAGCGATTTAATGAATAGGGTTGTTTCTGGATTAAAGGGAGTGGCTGTTTATCTAGACGATTTTGCAGAATTTTTTATACCGTGGTAGCCCCCCTTACTGATCTGTTGAAAGTAAAAGCCACCTTTTGTTTGGACATCTGCCTGTCAGGTTGCTTTTGAGGCAGATAAATCACTGCTTACTTCCACTCCTCCGGTGTTGGCAGTGCCCCATTTTGATCGTTGTTTTCAGGTATGTGTGGATCCTAGTAATGTGGGTGCTGGAGCAGTGTTGTTGCAGGCTGATGAGGAAGGAATCCATCGTCCAGTTAGCTACTTCTCTAAAAAGTTTAATTCCTATCAGTTGAATTACTCTGTGGTAGAAAAGGAGGCATTAGGTTTGATATGGGCTTTGCAGCACTTTGAAGTGTATGTGGGATCCGTGTCAAACCCATTGGATTTGTATACGGACCATAACCCGCTTGTTTATTTACATTCTTTGCGGTGCCCTAACCAATGATCAACTTGTTGGTGTCTTTTCCTGCAATCATATGCACTTGACATCCGGCATATCAAGGGGACTGACAACGTGGTAGCTGACGCATTGTCTAGAGCTCCGCATTCCTTTTAACTGATTGACTAACTAGGTGTTGTTTTTGCTCTACTTGTCTATCTTAAATTGCTTCCACAGGGCCCGTGGTTGCTGAGGATATTGGAGAGTATTACAGAGTGGTGGGTCTTTCCAGTTTGGGAGTTATTGGGTGACTGGTTTCATATGTCCACCCTCTTCttttttatggggggggggggggtgttacgACCCCAGTGTGGGTCATATGGTGTGGGTTTTGTTGTcctttttgttatgttttgtagGTTGCAGTTTGAGTGAGTGACGTCATGATGACCGATGCTTTACACCTACACTAGAGCTGATGCCGACAAACTAAAGCAGCTCCCTTCAGTCGTGATTTTTTTTGTCGTCTTGTACTCGTTTGttggtttattattttacttaattacttttactttaataaatgttattccTTTTTGCATACCACTTCAACGTGTCATTCCCTTCTTTGTCGCGGCTTGCAAGCCAGCCGTGACTAAACCGAGTAGCTACACACATGATCTCCAACAAACTTTGACAACACGACTTAGCCGGAGGGAGCGGTACCACACTATCCACCAAAACTTGTTCAAATGGTTTGCCCACGTCCGGTATAGGACAGAGGGGCAGGTGGCACTACCTGGTTAGGATTTGTATATTACCAGATATAGAGGAACTCCATTTCACCCATTTCATACCCTGCACAATTGTGCTAGTTTCACATGCAGAATTCCCACAAAATCTGAAGTGTTAGATAATATGATGGACTGAGATCCCCCAGTGTCATGCAAAAATCACACTGGTTTACTATTTGCACCATTGTTCAATGACAGAAATCCATCAAATgcaaagaatatctctttggaattgagactttagtctttgcaactttacagatcttcttcatgcatcaagagcttgtaacactccaaagagaaaagaaaacttgaaaatcgcatcatatgacccatttaaatgaGAACCTGAAGACTAAAAAACAAATGTCAATATCTCTCTTGAAGAAAAAAAGAGTTCTCTATACACAAAGTGGCCCAAAACACTGTCATACTGACATGctaaaagcagattttttttaaaggactttAGCAATTTCTTGGGGATCAGTTGTTAATATCACATGGTTAAAGCACATGAATGCacaaattaaaatttgtatttcagCATTATCATAATACTAATATTGTCCACCAGAGAAAGACACAAGACAACAATTATTTTAGATTACGTAGTTTAAAATCTGTGTAAACAGTTCAGTGAATTATCTATGCATATCATTCATTATAGTTTCATAGTTTCCAAATAAATCTTAAATCTCTGAAATAACTTTTATATGTATACATCTTAAATTCAAAACATCTATTGTAATATACTACATAGACATTTTAATACTCATATTACACTTGAAAAACACCACGCCTATTGTAACAACTATATCTCCTACACAACTCATTTCTCAGTCAACACCTTGATATGAATTTGATGTCAAACATTCAAGACTTGAATGTTGTAACATAACATAATTAAGGGTCCAGACCAACACTATTGTTTCCATACTGATATTCTTCATCTGATTAATGGTCCTCGGCAGCTTGTTGAATGTTCAACAATTGAGTGGTGCACTAAGCCACTGGTCCTGAACCAATCAGGTCGTGGGTTCGAATCTAGGGTGGCACATGCACAAGAGGTGATATGGCTGGAGGTGGCGCAAACATTACTTCTGTTCCAGATTCTTCTTCAATCGGAAACATATTTTTGGTCATTCTCATCTGAACGTCTTTTCAATTTTGAATTTCTCTACTTCTGAACCAATCCATAATCCTAATGCACACTCTTATTTCTGCCTCTGCACTGCGCTACATCCCTTATCTGGCTTGGTCCTggaattgctgcttgcagctatattcattaatatatatatatatatttttttttactattatcattatcaagttattcatttatatttaatcatttagcagacacttttatccagagcgacatacaaatgagaacaatagaagcagtcaggtcaacaagagaacaacaacagtacacaagtgccatgacaagtctcagttagtctagcacagaacacatagccagtttttttttttaagaaataaatgaaaagacaaaaaaagaaaaggaggaaaagtgctagtattagttgctTAAGTGTTTAGTTAGGGTTAAAAAGAAactctttagatgtttcttgaaaatgagtaaagactcagctgtacgaattatGAAGAATTAtaattaagttataaataaaatataaataagttatACAAATAAGTTATTTAGTTAACTAAAATACTTGgggtttaaaacaaactgtaatgcAATAATGATTTCAAAGAGTAGGGTGAATTCAGGTCGATTGGGATGtgtaaatattagtttttatataatCTGCAATAGATAGTTAACAGTAAACCTGAAATCAATGCCTAGTTAAAGCCAACAGATCtatcaagatctcagcagaggatgaTTATTCaagtatattataataaaacactaCCAACTTCACTTATTCAATCAGTTTATTGCTTTCAAATTGCTACAAAAGTTCCTTAACATgaacaaattaacatgaattCTTTTCATTCCTCCCCTAAATAGTTACGAACACCTTTTTACCATAACCAGCACTGCTTACTAATATTTCTTCATTATAGGCATGCTAgtgtgtgccagggccagtccTGTTTTCACTGTCACCTCCGGTGCTCGATCGTGCCTCGTTGGTGCTTCCTCCGTTTTTTTGGCCCGATGAAAACCTTGGGCTAAAGTGGGTCAGCTTGGGCTAgtggagtggttatgaacaaatgcAGAGTTTCTCTGTGTCTGGAGATTGTCAGTGCCATGGATCATTTAATAAAGCTAACAGctgtaacaccagcattaaagacttttgaaAATAAGTTGAGCCCAAATCTCATTTTCAGTCAgaagcgagtgtttgaaataaattgtgGATTATAATAACCATACAAGACATACAGCAAAAAGACTACGCACGCTAGACATTAAccatttaccatagtaaacatggtaaatgcgacTACTAAAGCTGAGTTCAGACATGGATGATTTTAGTCCAGTTTTTGAGAAATCGCAGACAAACACCTGAAATCACAGGCAACTCTGagatatttggcatgctaaatattTGGACCTGTCGGCCATTCAAAATCATGCTGTCTGAAAAGTGTTCTGAATGAAAACTACATCGGCGATGACCGACAGCCAATGAGAAAGCAAGATACAGAGCAGCGGGAAGTTCGGGGAGGAGTTATAGACCACAATATCAGCAAGCATGGCTTAATTTCagaaaaaggctttcttctctgTCTATTTGGACCCATGAAATGGAAGATAAATTAGTATAAATTTAGCAGGAGCAGTCGTGTTTGTTTTCGAAACGTAGTTTGCgtgccagacagagttgttgGTGATTCTCcctattgtaaagtcatgcagtgtgaaaccttCTGTCACAAACTCGGCTTTAGAGAATAAGAAGCTAACGTttcatttcttaataataatcgtgtatttatttagtaatattgcatctgtcataagtctcaagagtttagctccgcgTAGCATAtgtcataaatatataataatgtttcgTTCAGGAGCTTTTGTAAAAATATGGaaattatcattctttctaaatgtgatgtatataggctactgtgactacaaataaacagaaaccgaCTCAAGTGAACAATCAGGGTATGTTCATATCGCTtaatttctgtgtgactaatttaCGATCAAAATATCCCTTACTATAGTAAAGCatcaatgcttttgaatttgaatatttaacaaagcatgcaaacaaacggccactTTTATTGTGTTCATTTAGTGATCGCGATAGCTCCAGTGACTcgtttcttattagttttctgaaaacttctctttgttggtgaaattatgGGGTTGCGTGACGTTGTTCATAAGAGGTGTGTAAAGGGTGGGTTTTAGTGAAGCACAGCGGAGCTTCTGGCCGAACGGTGGAAATGCTGTGCTATTTTGGTCTCAGTGGTACaggtccgaggctattagccccaccTGACTcacaatagccgcatttccactgtcgggccagtgtagcaccgaggccagaatagcgcagggtttccacagtggagcttgaagcaccgctgcacgtcactaaaacacgccctttacacgcctctcagaacaacgtaatgcaacctcaaaatttcaaaaacaaagataagttatcagaaaactaagaaataagtcactggaacatgcacgatcacaaaacaaacataataaaagcggccatttgtttgcatgctttgttaaagctatattcaaattcaaaagcataaatgttttaactatagaattgatttaatttatcaggactcaaaattaatcacataaatacacatttctattttatttgtttatttttaataataatatggttagcgtgcatatctttttcatcgcttataaatatttatgccttgtatggtgattataatccacattggatcaagttatttgaaacactcgctgctgactgaaagtgagttttgagctcgacttattttaaaacgtctttaatgctggtattaaagctgttatctttctgaaatgctgacgctctccagacacggagaaactccgcctttgttcataacccctcctctagccccagctggcctgctttttcccgaggaagccccggcgaggcacgatcaagccccggaagtgactgtggaaacgcgactggccctggcacgcactattttagctcgatagtggaaaagCGGCTATTGACCCTCTACTTGAGAAAATGCCCGAAGTGGTCCAAAgtggacaaaaaaaagaaaaagagatggtGATATGGAGACAGTCTATTTGTGATGCAatcaaacaaaacacattttaaacccAGGTGTAAACAAGACCTCAATACACTGCTCATGTATTTTGAGTTGCATCGTGGATGGTTCTATGAACCCCAGGTTTGTCTGGTTTCTGCAAGTCTTTCCACAATGATGGCACAGTAAAGGCTTCTCTCTGGTTTTATTACATGAATCATGTCACACTGATGACATAAATACAGTTCTCTCAGCTGTGAATACTCATGTGGGACTTAAGGGCCGTTTTATGTCTGAAACTATTTCCGCAGTGACCACATTTaaatggcttctctccagtgtgaattctcatgtgcctGTTACAGCTTCCTATTCGGCTGAAACTTCTTCCACATtgttggcaggtgaaaggcttctctccagtgtgaattcttaTGTGGTCTTCCAAGTGTCGTTTATgattgaaactctttccacactgagggcatgtGAAGGGTTGCTCTCCagagtgaattctcatgtggtctTCAAAGGGTCGTTTTTGacaaaaactctttccacactcggAGCACTTGTAGGGTTTCTCTCTCTGAGTTCTCATATGGACTTCAAGGTTTTCATGTTGATCAAAACTCTTTCCACTCAGAGAACGGGtgtaaggcttttctccagtgtgaattcctATGTGGTCTTCAAAGTGTCGTATATGATTGAAACTTATTCCACAATGTTGGCAGGTGAACAgactctctccagtgtgaactgcCATGTGGCAATGAAGGTTTCCTTTCCGGTTGAAACCTTTTCCACACTCTTTGCatttgtaaggtttctctccagtgtgaacacTCATGTGGGCTCCAAGGTTTCCAAGTTGAGAGAAATTCTTTCCACAATGTTGGCATGTgtatggcttctctccagtgtgaattcttaTGTGTCTATTAAGAGTAATTTTTTGACCGAAATGCTTTCCACATTGTTGGCAGGCATAAGGCTTCACTTTTGCGTGAATTCCCATGTgtcttttaaaactatttattttactgaaactctttccacactgttggcaggtgaaaaAACTTGCTTTCTTTTGGGGCCCTTTTCTTGAGGAAGACATTTCAGTCTGTGAACAACTAAAATATTTTTCTCCATTTATGAAATAATGATCTTTCTCTTCAATTTCATTCAGTActtcactctcctctttcagTGCCATCCGGTCTAAGGTTAAAAgagacaaataaaaattaatgacaAAACAATACATCAAAATATTCAATACTaacatacaggtgcttctcaaattAGAATGCAATAGAGATGTTTCGATACCCtctttctcttcccgataccgatacctgggctcagggtatcggccgatacagagtactgatccgatacctgggtgtgtatctgtatatactactagccctgtgtaaattgctagaattattttatggtgtgctaaagacttatcccttaataaaacacgaaccaatacatggtgaactactgcatttttttgcattatttgtattatctgacatgaatttgacagtaatatttattttcttaagcgaaaaagaacttcaaatgcagacAAAAATCTAACatcgcaaactaaaaaaggtatcttagttttacaatttaactgtatataaaaactgcaacaaaaagtctagaaatataaaaaaaaattatatataaatcagataatctctttacaacaaaacaagcaaccgtctaggcgtaattattacatattattatcatcatttctaCATAGAGACATAGTTAAATCTACTgaaggctacaacagtagcttaatatattgtcaatttactcacgtaaaaccgaacatttattttgatgggttgccatgaagatctttgagtgtctgtgtttatgatatgacagttttctcaaatgaaatggtaaattcTCCTGAAGTGATGGTTTATGCGTCCGTGTCCTCATATAGtaacacacagcagagactacaaaacagcgagctcccgcaCATCTGCacccgtcacccacagagatgtagaatttgcaggagtaatatttaaaaagtattcagcaatttaatattcacagacactatatTCAGCTACAATCTGGAGCCCTGCGCTCAGACTAAAACGGAAGTGgctgaacgcagctgcgggtaccgaatatactcAAACTTACTACCGTTACTACAGAGACGCTGGTATCACCACATCaattttcagcaccgacttggtagTGAAGTGCCAGTACTTATGGCATCCCTAGTCGCTGTTTTCCTGTCtggttggtccagtctgaaaaactgctaaacagcggacatactgctaaccactgatctataatatagaagtggcttcactgtctgttggcagttaagaacgcgatgagcgatccagtcatacatagatcagtgctgctaacgtgttttcatttcttcttcactgctctaaacaggggtttctggtggcaacacagcacaacttcctgtgtttgcaatacattctgagcagcgaagtaGAGCCGTGCAGCGTTTgggcaaagctagcggtcataactaggtcttgtttaagaaaatggtatcggatcggtatatgggtttatgtactcgccgatgccagaatttgttgtggtatctgtgatatttccgatactagtatcggaatctgAACAACTCTATAATGcgatggaaaagttcatttatttcagtaattcaactcaaatcgtGAAACTagtgtattaaattaaatgatgtaggagcaaggcactaaacccccaactgctcccggggcagtttttgattaaatgcagagctccaattctgagtatgggtcactatacttgactgtatgtcactttGTTGCTTTTCTTGTTCTGCTCGAGTCTATGGAAGCCTGTAGAACTGTTTGAAGATCccaatttcacttttttaacgttAATGTgtaaatgttgttggtttagtaTAATGCCTACAAAAACTGGTAGGGGCTACAAGTTACTTCCagggtttgtgacatcacaaacccagataaaccacTCCCACAGGAACATGTTATAACATAAGCAGTAGCCTTTAAAAATAACAAGAGTTTCTAAAAATacgagacaacaacaaacaaaaaaacatacgcCTACCATTAAAAGCCTGTGCTTGCATAATAATATCCTCTGCTTCTCAATCGGGTTCAAGCTGATATTAATAACATtgttgtttacaatacaaccggaGCACATGCTGCTGAGGTAAGGGGCGGGACACTAGAGGCAGttaagccaatcacaacacactgtgctagctaaccaatcagagctcatcacctatttctgagggaggggcttcaaaAAAAGCAGGAAATGTTTAGCCGGTGAACCACCCCTTTAACTCTGGAAACATGGCTAATAAAGGTGGTGTTTTATCACTGTCATGAACAAAGTATCTGCAGTGGCAACTTACTTTACTGGAGTGTATTGAACTGAAGGAGCTTATGGACTTATGTAtttctgcaaagctttgacatattgacACAACCACAACATTGCCAGCTAGTAGTCAGAAGTGCTTAACTGTTAAATCATATTACTACTTGATTGTATTCAAGTTAAGTAGAAATTAACTTTATAGCATGAAGAGCAAATATTGACATGAATTGAGATAGATTTAAACTCTCCTCGATACAGACACATACCCTGTGCAagttattgttttcatgtttaaaatgagAGCAAGAATGCAAATTACCATGAATATCCAAACAATGGCATTACTTCTTACAACAATTCgacaaaaaagtaaatattaagtgaatattctaaattttaaatgtaccCTACATTTTAAACAGAGTATTGTCAATATTGTTTGTTCTACTTTGCAATGAAATAATAGTTCCAACGAAATCCGTATCATTGTGCGTCTCCAAGCAACACCGCGCTTTTTCATTAGCGAACGAATCTGTGGCTTTGAACGATTTGGAGAGTCAGTAATTAATAACCCATTCAgaactactatttttttttcgttACTGGATTTATGATGCGAGGCCTGTGTGATTTAAGAAGTGGCGCCACCTattgtgtaattaaaaaaaaaaaaaaaaaaaaaagattatatatatatatatatatatatatatatctatttataaaaATGGCTGTTTTTGTCAGCCAATCATGTCATGCCACTTGTCTTTTTAAACTCTAGCAGCTCCCGCTCTTTTCACTCTAGcctgtttttaaaaagtgttacGTGACATTCATccaattatggtgacccatactgagaattcgtgctctgcatttaacccatcccaagtgcacacacacagcagtgaacacacacacaaacggggagcagctgggggttgaCAGCGTTCAACGATACcccagtcgtggtattgccagcccaagacttgaACACACAACCCTtgtgttaggagtcaaactctccaatcactaggccacgacttcccatgtgGAATAACAATGCTGTTCATTACAGCAGATAGTAATCTTTACAACAGTTCGTAGGATATTTCAGCTTTGAGAATAAAAACCAACCTGTTTTTTCCACACTTTCTTCATGTTTtactctgaatgtttcttcactctcttctttaataaactccatcttcgTTTGTTCCTCAGTTTCTTCATGTTTGACgctgaatgtttcttcaatcttaATATCTTCTCTTTCCTCTTTAATAATCTCCATCTTTATAATCGTGTGTCACGTGGATCTCAGTCGCTTCAGCAGGAGTTTTTCTGTGAGTTTAGACACTTTGTCCTGTTTAAAATGagaataattaacaaaaaataaataaaaacattgaatctCTGGGTGTGTCTCAATCAGctctagttcagtagtcagcacactggTGAGGGAGACAGAGTGAGAGTTAATGGACTTCATGATCTGATTAGATAAAACACTCAAAACTTTTAACTTGCACCATTTAGTTAGTTTAACAATAGGTAAtgattaatatattacatttaaaaattgctATTGACTGCAGATGTGTTGTTGCAATGGCAAGTTTAAAGTTTGTTCTCGGTGTATTTACTCCGTTTCGAGCAGCAGTGTCTGAatcaaaaacactgaatcatttgtGAAGAAACCGATTCAAATGACTCGGAGTTTCGAAAGATACGGTTCTCTCAGCACAAATGGACAGAATCAATGACTGTATTCGTGTTTACAATCATTTCACTACATACGGAGCGAAATCAGACGCTGTGTGCATGCGCTTTACTTGCACATAATAACGCTTATTACTAGGCTAGATAGAATTGtacaatgttacatttattaattatcaaCTTTACATCGCTTGTTAACGCTATAAAAACAGTATGAATTCAA comes from the Carassius auratus strain Wakin chromosome 4, ASM336829v1, whole genome shotgun sequence genome and includes:
- the LOC113066667 gene encoding gastrula zinc finger protein XlCGF8.2DB-like, whose product is MEIIKEEREDIKIEETFSVKHEETEEQTKMEFIKEESEETFRVKHEESVEKTDRMALKEESEVLNEIEEKDHYFINGEKYFSCSQTEMSSSRKGPQKKASFFTCQQCGKSFSKINSFKRHMGIHAKVKPYACQQCGKHFGQKITLNRHIRIHTGEKPYTCQHCGKNFSQLGNLGAHMSVHTGEKPYKCKECGKGFNRKGNLHCHMAVHTGESLFTCQHCGISFNHIRHFEDHIGIHTGEKPYTRSLSGKSFDQHENLEVHMRTQREKPYKCSECGKSFCQKRPFEDHMRIHSGEQPFTCPQCGKSFNHKRHLEDHIRIHTGEKPFTCQQCGRSFSRIGSCNRHMRIHTGEKPFKCGHCGNSFRHKTALKSHMSIHS